From a single Ruegeria sp. HKCCD4315 genomic region:
- a CDS encoding Hint domain-containing protein, protein MASLDFTSSFSYDEAGNSSNYKQGSFDSTGGVLTDTNANNVFEFGEPILENGVTIGTFNGTFTNGTSTWIVVETVPSTGPNTGQWKVFTPEGVVDVPPDTIKEGDLDRGDYIIPCFVSGTLIQTDTKKRPIEVLQPGDLIQTMDHGLQPIRWIGSRKLTAVDLRLNPKLRPICIRAGALGKNEPSRDPVVSPQHRMLICGWRAELFFGQQCVLAAAKHLVNCDTIYQYPAAEVEYFHIFCLKNTRSS, encoded by the coding sequence TTGGCGTCCTTAGACTTCACATCTTCATTTAGTTACGACGAGGCCGGAAACAGCTCGAACTACAAGCAGGGTTCTTTTGACTCAACCGGCGGAGTTCTCACCGACACCAACGCGAACAATGTCTTCGAGTTCGGGGAACCAATCCTTGAAAACGGAGTTACTATTGGCACTTTTAACGGCACATTCACAAACGGCACTAGCACTTGGATAGTGGTAGAGACCGTTCCAAGTACTGGGCCCAATACGGGTCAATGGAAGGTTTTCACTCCTGAAGGAGTAGTGGACGTTCCGCCGGATACGATCAAGGAAGGCGACCTTGACCGGGGCGATTACATCATTCCGTGCTTTGTATCGGGAACGCTTATTCAGACCGACACAAAAAAACGGCCAATTGAGGTTCTACAACCAGGTGATTTGATCCAAACAATGGATCACGGTCTTCAACCAATTCGATGGATCGGTTCGCGAAAACTCACTGCCGTTGATCTAAGGTTAAATCCGAAACTACGGCCGATTTGTATTCGAGCGGGCGCATTGGGCAAGAACGAACCGTCAAGAGATCCGGTGGTGTCCCCACAGCATCGCATGTTAATTTGTGGATGGCGGGCAGAACTCTTTTTCGGTCAGCAATGTGTTCTTGCAGCAGCAAAGCACCTTGTGAATTGCGATACGATCTATCAGTACCCTGCGGCCGAAGTAGAATACTTTCACATATTTTGTTTGAAGAACACGAGATCATCTTAG
- the rsgA gene encoding ribosome small subunit-dependent GTPase A, whose amino-acid sequence MKRDYTDFLPQRARDAGARTNLNPLQALGWQPFFAQQISVDELTATPPARVVEVHRNGLHVLGDSVDDILPPRPDVTVGDWLMLKPSCPQSSRVLERTSLIKRRAPGTDRQEQLIAANIDTAFIVTSCNQDFKVARLERYAALAFEAGITPVIVVTETDLATDPQSYTDAARAVSEMIEVVALDARGSAPRKHLSSWCRSGKTVAFLGSSGVGKSTLTNALLESQSIETQAIREDDAKGRHTTKRRELHAMPNGCLILDTPGMRELQLTDAADGINDLFADIQELAAGCRFNDCQHETEPGCAVLKAVEQGTLDAVRLGRWRKLLAEDAFNSASLAERRSRDKAFGKMVRGVKKHRDVRRKCRRLPVGERIGRDTHCQRSKQD is encoded by the coding sequence ATGAAACGGGACTACACAGATTTCCTTCCGCAACGCGCGCGAGACGCCGGAGCACGAACTAATCTCAACCCCCTTCAGGCACTGGGATGGCAACCCTTTTTCGCCCAACAGATCAGCGTAGACGAGCTAACGGCAACACCTCCCGCTCGCGTCGTAGAAGTGCATCGCAATGGGCTGCACGTCCTCGGTGACAGTGTTGATGATATACTTCCTCCCAGGCCGGATGTGACTGTCGGTGACTGGTTGATGCTGAAGCCTTCGTGCCCACAATCCAGTCGGGTTCTTGAGCGCACAAGCTTAATCAAGCGGCGCGCACCTGGCACAGACCGGCAGGAACAACTTATTGCCGCGAACATTGATACGGCTTTCATCGTCACGTCTTGTAATCAGGACTTCAAAGTGGCCCGGCTCGAACGCTATGCCGCTCTGGCATTTGAGGCCGGGATCACCCCCGTCATCGTCGTGACAGAGACGGACCTTGCGACGGACCCGCAAAGCTATACCGACGCGGCCCGCGCTGTGTCTGAGATGATCGAGGTGGTCGCACTCGACGCCCGCGGAAGTGCTCCCCGAAAGCACCTTTCCTCGTGGTGCAGGTCGGGCAAGACGGTGGCGTTTCTGGGCTCCTCCGGCGTTGGCAAGTCGACGCTGACCAATGCCTTGCTCGAAAGCCAATCCATCGAGACCCAGGCCATTCGTGAGGACGATGCAAAGGGGCGGCATACAACAAAGAGGCGCGAGCTTCATGCGATGCCCAATGGTTGTCTGATCCTCGACACCCCCGGCATGCGAGAACTACAGCTCACCGATGCTGCGGACGGGATCAATGACCTTTTTGCCGACATTCAGGAGCTTGCCGCAGGTTGTCGCTTTAACGACTGCCAGCACGAGACCGAGCCGGGATGCGCTGTATTGAAGGCCGTTGAACAAGGTACCCTCGATGCTGTTCGGCTAGGGAGATGGCGTAAACTCTTGGCCGAAGATGCCTTCAACTCGGCCAGCCTTGCGGAACGCAGGTCGCGGGACAAGGCGTTCGGGAAGATGGTTCGCGGCGTCAAGAAACACAGAGATGTCAGAAGGAAGTGCCGAAGACTGCCGGTCGGTGAAAGAATTGGCCGAGACACACATTGCCAGCGTTCGAAGCAAGATTGA
- a CDS encoding sensor histidine kinase, which produces MREKVTDLTIDNWSLSRVFLAASILVMGIATAIVGVWVSNQIQNAVVQNSANSAALYMESVVSPLSQELAHGDRLSDQASLALDEIFMTQPMRDRIVSYKFWKQGGVIAHASDTDIIGNRFNPTDDLRRAWNGDISGSFEELDHAESAAEAALGIPLLEVYSPIRELWSGEIIAVAEFYERADQLELDLAKARRTSWLVVGSAFLASTIVLYSIVAIGDKTIRRQGTLLKQRLTESERMAEQNAQLRLRVVEASERYATQTDRFLKNLGAELHDGPAQYLSLAALRLEAAFSKDSERPKEAEEIQQSLQKSLAEIRAVSRGLSAPDIDSLSLVDVVKRAVEDHSEHSPLRPDISFLGSQAPELSLSDKLCVFRFLQETLSNAARYAPASKCTVISEVQSDCIVVKVKDDGPGFDRSEETALRDDGGQGLMGLRDRVESIGGRFEVASIPGEGTTIAMTLFPRKLGAS; this is translated from the coding sequence ATGAGAGAGAAAGTAACTGACCTGACGATTGACAATTGGTCGCTGTCGCGAGTCTTTCTTGCAGCCAGCATTTTAGTGATGGGCATTGCTACCGCAATCGTCGGGGTCTGGGTGTCAAATCAAATCCAGAACGCAGTCGTGCAAAACTCCGCCAACTCTGCCGCGCTATATATGGAAAGCGTAGTATCCCCACTCAGTCAGGAATTGGCACATGGCGACCGCCTCTCAGACCAAGCGAGCCTGGCGTTGGACGAGATTTTCATGACCCAGCCAATGCGTGACCGTATCGTTTCCTACAAATTCTGGAAGCAAGGCGGTGTGATTGCGCATGCCTCGGATACAGACATCATTGGAAACCGTTTCAATCCAACGGATGATCTAAGGCGGGCGTGGAACGGTGACATCTCCGGCTCTTTCGAAGAGCTTGATCATGCCGAGAGCGCGGCCGAAGCAGCATTGGGGATACCACTACTTGAAGTTTACAGCCCCATCCGCGAACTCTGGTCCGGCGAAATCATCGCAGTTGCGGAGTTCTATGAACGAGCTGATCAGCTTGAGTTGGACTTAGCCAAGGCCAGACGAACAAGCTGGTTGGTCGTCGGTTCCGCATTTCTGGCAAGTACTATTGTTCTGTATTCCATCGTCGCAATTGGTGACAAAACAATTCGACGACAGGGGACTCTGCTTAAACAGCGCCTGACAGAAAGTGAAAGGATGGCTGAGCAAAATGCCCAGCTGCGGTTGCGTGTGGTCGAGGCGTCAGAGAGATATGCCACGCAAACAGATCGGTTCCTCAAGAACCTTGGAGCTGAGCTACATGATGGCCCTGCGCAATACCTGTCGCTCGCCGCCCTTAGACTGGAGGCGGCGTTTTCCAAAGATTCGGAAAGGCCTAAAGAGGCGGAGGAAATTCAGCAGTCTTTGCAAAAATCGCTGGCTGAAATTCGTGCTGTATCGCGAGGGCTGTCCGCCCCGGACATCGACAGCCTGTCACTCGTCGATGTTGTGAAGAGAGCCGTAGAGGATCACTCCGAACACAGCCCATTGCGTCCGGATATTTCATTCCTGGGTAGCCAGGCCCCAGAGCTGTCATTGTCCGACAAGCTGTGCGTTTTTCGTTTCCTTCAGGAGACGCTTTCCAATGCCGCGAGATATGCTCCAGCTTCCAAATGCACTGTTATCTCTGAGGTGCAGAGCGACTGCATAGTTGTGAAGGTCAAAGACGACGGACCTGGATTTGACAGGTCAGAAGAAACCGCGTTGCGAGACGATGGTGGCCAGGGGCTTATGGGCTTGCGAGATCGGGTCGAGAGTATTGGTGGCAGGTTCGAAGTCGCATCGATACCGGGCGAAGGCACCACCATTGCTATGACACTCTTTCCCAGAAAGTTAGGCGCATCATGA
- a CDS encoding response regulator transcription factor has translation MTTSVVIADDHPIFRDGLQRTLDEADGFEVLAAGSNAEEAVSLVGTHQPDIAILDLSMPGGGISATRKIAAMENPPVVAILTVSENSSDVADALEAGAIGYIVKGVTASELTASLRSIAAGEGFVSPGLASRVLLQINADSGMSVNSSILDDLTHREEEILRRVAKGLSNREIADELDLQEKTVKHYMTAILSKLHARNRVEAAIIAHDVWNKAE, from the coding sequence ATGACTACATCTGTCGTAATAGCTGATGATCACCCGATATTCAGGGATGGTTTGCAACGAACGTTGGATGAAGCTGACGGTTTCGAAGTTTTGGCCGCTGGGTCCAACGCTGAAGAGGCAGTGTCGCTGGTCGGCACGCATCAGCCGGACATAGCTATTCTTGACCTCTCTATGCCTGGTGGCGGGATAAGCGCGACACGTAAAATTGCGGCAATGGAAAATCCACCCGTCGTTGCAATCTTGACGGTCTCAGAGAACAGCAGCGATGTCGCGGACGCATTGGAGGCGGGCGCGATTGGGTACATTGTGAAGGGAGTAACCGCGAGCGAACTAACCGCTTCCTTACGCAGCATCGCCGCAGGTGAAGGGTTCGTTTCTCCGGGTTTGGCCTCGCGGGTATTGCTTCAAATCAACGCTGACAGTGGCATGTCTGTTAACAGCAGCATTCTCGATGACCTTACACATCGTGAGGAAGAAATACTTCGACGCGTGGCCAAAGGACTGAGCAATCGTGAAATCGCTGACGAGTTAGACCTTCAGGAAAAGACCGTGAAGCACTACATGACGGCAATCCTGTCCAAGCTTCATGCGCGAAATCGGGTAGAGGCTGCAATCATCGCCCATGATGTATGGAACAAAGCAGAATAA
- a CDS encoding cation diffusion facilitator family transporter: MTQKIALWSIPISIAVLALKLLAWWLTGSVALLSDAMESTVNVVAALLAYFAVRIANIPPDENHPFGHKKAEYLSAVAEGVLIVLAAILIIREAVMALPNPHLEDAPVLGIAVNVIATGVNGAWAYLLLKTGRHEGSPALEASARHIFTDVMTSVGVIAGLILALATGWLILDPILAILVALNILWEGWKVIRSSVDGLMDVTLSDHDLQTVSNAIEANLGAALEYHDLKGRRSANVIFVEFHLVVDGTMPVSAAHDICNDIEEELDRLYPGSVFVIHLEPDDELKGDGVSSH, encoded by the coding sequence ATGACACAAAAAATCGCTCTTTGGTCCATTCCGATATCCATTGCGGTACTGGCCCTAAAACTGTTGGCTTGGTGGCTGACAGGCTCGGTGGCGCTATTGTCGGACGCGATGGAATCTACCGTAAATGTTGTTGCGGCACTGCTGGCGTATTTTGCGGTTCGGATTGCCAACATACCCCCTGACGAAAACCACCCCTTTGGTCACAAAAAAGCTGAGTATCTTTCCGCCGTCGCTGAGGGCGTACTGATTGTGCTGGCGGCGATCTTGATCATCAGAGAAGCTGTGATGGCGCTCCCAAACCCGCATCTTGAGGACGCGCCAGTTCTTGGAATCGCCGTCAATGTCATTGCAACGGGCGTCAATGGCGCATGGGCCTACCTATTGCTCAAAACCGGCAGGCACGAGGGTTCGCCTGCATTAGAGGCAAGCGCCCGGCACATTTTCACAGATGTCATGACCTCAGTTGGTGTCATCGCAGGTCTGATACTGGCGCTTGCCACCGGCTGGTTGATCCTCGACCCGATCCTGGCAATTCTTGTTGCGCTGAACATCTTGTGGGAGGGCTGGAAAGTTATTCGGTCGTCCGTCGATGGCCTGATGGATGTGACACTTTCGGACCATGACTTGCAGACTGTTTCCAACGCAATCGAAGCAAATCTCGGCGCCGCCTTAGAGTACCACGACCTCAAAGGGCGCAGATCCGCAAATGTCATCTTCGTGGAGTTTCACCTTGTTGTGGACGGCACCATGCCAGTCAGTGCAGCGCACGATATATGCAATGACATCGAGGAAGAATTGGATCGTTTGTATCCGGGTTCGGTCTTTGTCATTCACCTCGAACCTGATGACGAGTTGAAGGGTGACGGGGTTAGTTCCCACTGA
- a CDS encoding cytochrome c: protein MDRSQLDGLNPDLARGEIVFHAAGCASCHSAPDAVGEEKLRLSGGRRFETEFGTFIAPNISSHPQVGIGSWSAMDLANALIHGTGAEGQHYFPAFPYTSYANMSADDIVSLHAFLSTLPPATTASVPHEVHFPFNIRRGLGGWKLLFMSPGWVVEGDLTNQQRQGRYLVEALGHCAECHTPRNGLGGLKRDLWLTGAPNPNGKGRIPGLTSDQLDWSEADIAEYLKSGFTPDYDSAGGEMVDVIENTSRLTDEDRLAIAAYLKAVPVSSTGFPSE from the coding sequence ATGGATCGATCTCAACTTGACGGTTTGAACCCAGATCTCGCCAGAGGTGAAATCGTTTTCCACGCCGCAGGATGCGCATCCTGTCATTCAGCGCCGGACGCGGTTGGTGAAGAAAAGCTTAGGCTCTCCGGTGGTCGCCGGTTTGAGACGGAGTTTGGCACGTTCATCGCCCCCAACATTTCCAGTCACCCACAAGTCGGTATTGGGTCCTGGTCAGCCATGGATCTGGCCAACGCCTTGATCCATGGGACCGGAGCCGAAGGGCAGCACTATTTTCCAGCGTTTCCCTACACATCTTACGCCAACATGTCAGCGGATGACATCGTTTCGCTTCACGCATTCCTCAGCACTCTGCCACCAGCCACAACTGCAAGCGTTCCGCATGAGGTTCACTTTCCCTTCAACATTCGACGCGGACTGGGGGGATGGAAGCTTTTGTTCATGTCGCCAGGCTGGGTAGTCGAAGGTGATCTGACCAACCAACAAAGGCAAGGCCGGTATCTGGTGGAGGCGTTGGGTCACTGCGCCGAATGCCACACGCCGCGAAATGGCTTAGGTGGTCTGAAACGAGACCTTTGGCTGACAGGTGCACCAAATCCAAACGGGAAAGGTCGAATCCCAGGCCTCACCTCAGACCAGCTTGATTGGTCCGAGGCTGACATCGCCGAGTACCTGAAATCCGGTTTCACGCCGGATTATGACAGCGCAGGTGGTGAGATGGTGGACGTCATCGAAAACACATCGCGTCTCACGGATGAGGATCGTCTGGCGATTGCTGCCTATCTCAAAGCTGTTCCTGTTTCGTCAACGGGGTTTCCATCCGAGTAA
- a CDS encoding cytochrome c produces MMKQFSIFAAGLLSLTAIGTAIAHESENPAVKARTSIMQLYAFNLGTLGGMAKGEVDYDAEAATRAANNLVVLTQIDQSAMWPKGSDNVSDPSSRALPAIWENFPDVGAKGQAMADAAVAMQAAAGQDVDALKAAMGDLGGSCSACHKAYRAPKD; encoded by the coding sequence ATGATGAAGCAGTTCTCAATCTTCGCAGCGGGTCTTTTGTCATTGACCGCAATTGGCACAGCCATCGCCCACGAAAGTGAAAACCCGGCTGTGAAAGCTCGAACCTCAATCATGCAGCTCTATGCCTTCAATCTTGGTACGCTTGGCGGCATGGCCAAAGGCGAGGTGGATTATGACGCCGAGGCCGCAACACGGGCTGCAAACAACCTTGTTGTACTAACGCAGATCGACCAATCCGCAATGTGGCCAAAGGGATCTGACAATGTTTCCGATCCGTCCTCCCGAGCGCTACCTGCGATCTGGGAAAACTTCCCTGACGTTGGTGCGAAAGGGCAGGCCATGGCAGACGCCGCTGTTGCGATGCAGGCTGCGGCTGGCCAAGATGTTGATGCCCTGAAAGCGGCTATGGGCGATCTGGGTGGAAGCTGTTCGGCATGTCACAAAGCGTACAGAGCACCGAAAGACTAA
- a CDS encoding LysR family transcriptional regulator, whose protein sequence is MNNENWDDIRYALAVSKYGSLNAAATAMGVTHATVLRRVAAFEERNGCRIFQKSPSGYSILPEASAIFSAMESVEDAVLSVERAVVGANRSPTGHVRITSTDSLCQIVLPRILNEISRLYPGLNLTLLSQNSHHDLSRLTADIAVRPSIKLGEGLIGERAGTLSFGVFDDGFPNRKWMRLDGALSRSLPAKWLKANVSADEMTNGADSFLVLQQMAASGAGKTFLPSFFGDVDTRLKRSQDVNPKIEVPLWVATLEEISQTPRFAVVQKALVERISEALAK, encoded by the coding sequence ATGAACAACGAAAACTGGGATGATATTCGATACGCGCTAGCCGTAAGCAAATACGGTTCGTTGAACGCGGCGGCGACGGCCATGGGCGTCACGCATGCCACAGTCTTGCGCAGAGTGGCCGCATTCGAAGAGCGCAATGGCTGCCGGATTTTTCAAAAAAGCCCGTCAGGATACTCCATTCTCCCCGAAGCCAGTGCGATCTTTTCGGCCATGGAAAGCGTCGAAGACGCTGTGCTGTCGGTGGAGCGAGCGGTTGTCGGAGCAAATCGTTCCCCAACGGGTCACGTGCGCATTACATCGACTGATAGTCTTTGTCAGATTGTTCTCCCTAGAATACTGAACGAAATCTCACGCCTTTACCCAGGTTTGAACCTGACTCTGCTAAGCCAGAACAGCCACCATGATCTTTCCCGACTGACAGCAGACATTGCTGTGCGCCCTTCGATAAAGCTCGGGGAAGGGCTAATCGGGGAGCGTGCAGGAACGCTGTCCTTTGGTGTCTTTGACGATGGTTTCCCAAATCGCAAATGGATGAGGCTTGATGGGGCGTTAAGCCGTTCACTTCCTGCCAAATGGCTGAAGGCGAATGTGAGCGCCGACGAAATGACCAACGGAGCGGACAGTTTTCTGGTGCTACAACAGATGGCTGCGTCGGGAGCTGGTAAAACCTTTCTGCCGTCATTTTTTGGCGACGTGGATACCCGCCTTAAACGGTCACAGGACGTGAATCCTAAGATCGAGGTTCCGCTGTGGGTCGCAACGTTAGAAGAAATCTCGCAAACTCCAAGGTTTGCTGTAGTTCAGAAGGCACTAGTCGAACGCATATCGGAAGCGCTGGCTAAGTGA
- a CDS encoding IclR family transcriptional regulator: MVSLIMNEHKTANRRGRPRRKSNEENIGAPPVGALDRGIRVLIYIADTRSATLAEISKVTHIPPATAHRLLTTLQRRGMVIHDVEQGKWRIGPQAYRIGSTFEEGSNLLEVAPPVMRVLSEETGETANLAIEEGGQLLYLTQVESDNPIRASFKNGTAAFFHTSGVGKAIMAFMDKAELESLLTPLTLVSQTPNSITDIKELREELRKSRNRGWTLDDEERFPGMRCIAAPVFDSLGKVVAGVSISGPITRFPDSKLETLAASVVKAATDISERLQS, from the coding sequence TTGGTTTCACTGATTATGAACGAACACAAAACTGCCAATCGTCGAGGACGTCCGCGACGGAAGTCGAATGAAGAGAACATCGGCGCACCACCTGTTGGGGCACTTGATCGCGGTATTCGTGTCTTGATCTACATAGCCGACACACGCTCTGCTACGCTTGCTGAGATTTCAAAGGTTACACACATACCGCCTGCAACGGCGCACAGGCTTCTGACAACACTTCAGCGGCGTGGCATGGTTATTCATGATGTTGAGCAAGGCAAATGGCGTATAGGCCCACAAGCGTATCGCATTGGCAGCACCTTTGAAGAAGGGTCAAACTTGCTGGAAGTTGCACCGCCAGTGATGAGGGTGCTGTCCGAAGAAACTGGAGAGACTGCAAATCTAGCAATCGAGGAAGGTGGGCAATTGCTTTACCTTACCCAAGTCGAATCCGATAATCCGATAAGGGCCTCTTTCAAGAACGGGACAGCGGCTTTTTTTCACACATCCGGTGTGGGTAAAGCCATCATGGCCTTTATGGACAAGGCTGAGTTAGAGAGTCTTTTAACGCCGCTAACACTGGTAAGTCAGACACCAAATTCAATTACTGACATAAAGGAGTTACGGGAAGAGCTCCGTAAATCCAGGAATCGGGGCTGGACGTTGGACGACGAAGAACGCTTCCCAGGAATGCGTTGTATCGCAGCGCCTGTATTCGACTCTTTGGGAAAGGTTGTGGCTGGCGTTTCGATCTCGGGACCAATTACAAGATTTCCAGACAGTAAGCTCGAAACTCTGGCGGCATCGGTTGTCAAGGCAGCGACGGATATCTCAGAAAGACTGCAAAGCTAG
- a CDS encoding TRAP transporter substrate-binding protein yields the protein MTKSLNRRNFLRGSAVVGAGALAAPAVHAQEGTNLKMQAAWGGGIFLENAQSYVNRVNEMSGGKLTIELLPVNSVVKTSQMQDAVHRGVLDAAHYVPAYWYSKSKTASLFGTGPCFGWSSQEVLGWVNYGGGQDLFDELMGILGLNVVSFFNSPMPAQPLGWFKEEITSSDQMNGLKYRTVGLAADVLLEMGMSVVQLPGGEIQPAMKSGLIDAAEFNNPTSDRDFGMQDVSKHYHLASFHQSQEFFEVTFNKDKFNALAPELQAILKYASEAENSNFYWNNTKRYADDLVTLAEEQGVNVYRTPDSVMQAQLEAWDVVVDRISNEDPFFAKVVDSQKAYAKTVMNYLNLNQPDYKLAYKHYFG from the coding sequence ATGACAAAATCTTTGAACCGCAGAAACTTTCTGCGTGGCTCTGCTGTTGTGGGCGCTGGTGCGCTCGCGGCCCCGGCGGTCCATGCGCAGGAAGGAACAAACCTCAAGATGCAAGCTGCCTGGGGCGGGGGCATCTTTCTTGAAAATGCACAGTCTTACGTAAATCGCGTCAACGAAATGTCCGGTGGCAAGCTGACGATCGAGCTACTGCCTGTGAACTCGGTCGTGAAAACTAGCCAAATGCAGGACGCGGTTCATCGCGGCGTACTGGATGCAGCGCACTACGTACCAGCGTATTGGTACTCCAAATCCAAGACAGCGTCGCTGTTTGGGACCGGTCCGTGTTTTGGATGGTCCAGCCAAGAAGTCCTGGGTTGGGTAAACTACGGCGGCGGGCAGGACCTGTTTGACGAGTTGATGGGGATCCTCGGATTGAACGTCGTGTCCTTCTTTAACTCGCCAATGCCGGCACAACCGTTGGGCTGGTTCAAAGAAGAGATCACAAGCTCTGATCAAATGAACGGCTTGAAGTATCGTACCGTTGGCCTTGCGGCAGATGTTCTGCTCGAGATGGGTATGTCGGTTGTGCAGCTTCCTGGCGGGGAAATCCAGCCCGCGATGAAATCTGGCCTTATCGACGCGGCCGAGTTCAACAACCCGACATCAGACCGCGACTTTGGCATGCAGGATGTGTCCAAGCACTATCACTTGGCATCCTTCCACCAGAGTCAGGAGTTCTTCGAGGTTACCTTCAACAAAGACAAGTTCAACGCTCTGGCGCCCGAGCTTCAAGCAATCCTGAAATATGCTTCGGAGGCCGAAAACTCCAACTTCTATTGGAACAACACAAAGCGTTACGCAGATGATTTGGTAACGCTGGCCGAAGAGCAAGGGGTGAACGTGTATCGCACACCTGACAGTGTGATGCAGGCCCAGCTTGAGGCGTGGGACGTTGTAGTCGATAGGATCTCAAATGAAGATCCATTCTTCGCCAAAGTTGTCGATAGCCAGAAGGCCTACGCAAAAACAGTGATGAACTACCTCAACCTGAACCAGCCGGACTACAAACTGGCTTACAAGCACTATTTCGGCTGA
- a CDS encoding TRAP transporter small permease subunit, whose product MIKTIHAIEGLSQWVGKAFGWCILILTLSVSYEVFVRYVLNKPTVWAFDMMVQMYGALFLMAGAYALAQDAHVRGDVLYRLFSVRWQARVDFVLYILFFFPGMFALFWYGWEIAKDSWRYEEVSWNSPARIQIYFFKTLIPVAGFLLMLQGLAEMARCWLAMRNGVWLERLDDVRETEDMLMEGTIDKIRPLGTKEGGRNDD is encoded by the coding sequence TTGATCAAGACAATCCACGCCATCGAAGGGCTAAGCCAATGGGTCGGCAAAGCCTTCGGTTGGTGCATCCTAATTCTGACACTTTCGGTGTCCTACGAAGTGTTCGTCCGGTATGTGCTGAACAAGCCGACCGTCTGGGCGTTCGATATGATGGTGCAAATGTATGGCGCCTTGTTTCTTATGGCCGGGGCATACGCTCTTGCGCAAGATGCTCATGTCAGGGGCGACGTTCTTTACCGACTGTTCTCTGTCCGCTGGCAGGCGCGTGTCGATTTCGTTCTGTACATTCTCTTCTTCTTCCCGGGCATGTTTGCGTTGTTCTGGTACGGATGGGAAATAGCGAAAGACAGTTGGCGCTATGAAGAGGTGAGCTGGAACAGTCCTGCCCGAATCCAAATCTACTTTTTCAAAACTCTGATCCCAGTTGCTGGTTTCTTGCTGATGTTGCAAGGACTTGCGGAAATGGCGCGATGCTGGTTGGCGATGCGAAATGGTGTCTGGCTTGAGCGACTGGATGACGTGCGCGAGACCGAGGACATGTTGATGGAAGGAACTATCGACAAAATCCGGCCCTTGGGCACCAAAGAAGGAGGCCGCAACGATGACTGA